The Actinomycetota bacterium genomic sequence GGCCCAGGTAGCCGCCAGCGCGTTCGTAGGCGGCAAGCGTGGTGAGATGGTCACCGAACTCGCGGTGGCGGTAGACGGCGTTGAGCTCGGGCACTAGCGGTCGTACCTCGCGGGCGCGGGCTCGGCGCGCAGGTCGTCGATCAGGCACGTGGCGTCGGCCGCCTCCAGCGGGCCCAGCTGCATGCCCGAATCAACCTGCAGGCAGGGTGCGCGGTCGCATGCCCCGATGCACTGCACCTTGGCCAGCGTGAACATCCCGTCAGCCGTGGTGCCCTCGCCGTCCAGCCCCAGGTAGTCGGCGATGTGCCCGAACAGCTCATCCGATCCGCGCAGCATGCATGAGAGCGTCACGCACACGTTGATGCAGTAGCGCCCGGTCTCGTCGAGGTAGAGCCGGTCGTAGAAGCTGGCCACGCTCTCCACGTAGGCCTGCGAGAACCCGGTGGCCTCGGCCACGGCGGCCATCGACTCCGCCGGAAGCCAGCCCACGTGGCCCTGTGCGTATCGCAGCGCGGGGAGGATGAGCGACCTGGGGTCGGCGT encodes the following:
- a CDS encoding NAD(P)H-dependent oxidoreductase subunit E, which encodes MTIAEIEEYLAPMRGEYADPRSLILPALRYAQGHVGWLPAESMAAVAEATGFSQAYVESVASFYDRLYLDETGRYCINVCVTLSCMLRGSDELFGHIADYLGLDGEGTTADGMFTLAKVQCIGACDRAPCLQVDSGMQLGPLEAADATCLIDDLRAEPAPARYDR